A stretch of Rubinisphaera margarita DNA encodes these proteins:
- a CDS encoding nitroreductase family protein codes for MTSHPDPLQVRKADHPIEELFLRRWSPRAMSGESLPEAQLLSLFEAARWAPSTYNEQEWRFLYAHRDSKHWATFFNLLLEANQTWCRNAAVLVLVVSHKVFARNGKPNPVHTFDAGAAFENLCLQGAAMDLVVHGMAGFNRGNARRELKVPDDYEVEAMIAIGQAGDPEQLPEELQAREAPSGRKPVGEIICDGPFSF; via the coding sequence ATGACGTCCCATCCCGATCCTCTACAGGTTCGCAAAGCTGACCATCCGATTGAAGAGTTGTTCCTGCGGCGCTGGTCCCCGCGGGCGATGTCGGGGGAGTCGCTTCCGGAAGCTCAGTTGCTCTCGCTGTTCGAGGCGGCTCGCTGGGCTCCGAGTACCTATAACGAACAGGAGTGGCGGTTTCTGTACGCTCATCGCGACAGCAAACATTGGGCGACGTTCTTCAACCTGCTGCTGGAGGCGAACCAGACGTGGTGCAGGAATGCAGCCGTGCTCGTGCTCGTCGTTTCGCACAAGGTGTTCGCGAGGAACGGCAAACCGAATCCGGTGCACACCTTCGATGCCGGAGCCGCGTTCGAGAATCTGTGCCTCCAGGGGGCGGCCATGGATCTGGTGGTGCATGGGATGGCGGGATTCAACCGGGGGAATGCCCGCCGCGAGCTCAAGGTGCCCGATGACTACGAAGTCGAAGCGATGATCGCCATCGGTCAGGCGGGAGATCCCGAACAGTTGCCGGAAGAACTGCAGGCACGGGAAGCTCCCTCAGGACGGAAGCCCGTGGGCGAGATCATTTGTGACGGTCCGTTTTCCTTCTGA
- a CDS encoding DUF1559 family PulG-like putative transporter: MSCDTLKPGRNRPAGFTVLEFLIVLGIVVVITTLLLPAVQEARMQARESQCKNNLRALAIAMHNYHDVHQTFSPGWINPTGEAQSPAGFGWQVFLLPYLEEPRLYDQIGEGMRVPREESAFDQVDHQLLKAELSQYRCPADPTLGTNSMRGDWGTSNYSGNFGSLAPPRPGSLTASVFWPGAAPTPSMRALPPRVTGLFGWNSKIRFRDILDGMSNTIMLGERSVSSAAGIWPGVRSNSTESDQVTDTAFGHEPNAHADAFSSRHRGGVHIALADGAVLLLNENVDSHPQGGTYQLLGNRDDRQVLGEIPTLDRRRP, translated from the coding sequence ATGTCGTGCGACACGCTCAAACCAGGACGAAACCGCCCGGCCGGTTTCACGGTGCTCGAGTTCCTCATCGTGCTCGGGATTGTCGTTGTCATCACGACACTTCTGCTCCCGGCCGTTCAGGAAGCGCGGATGCAGGCGCGGGAATCTCAGTGCAAGAACAACCTGAGGGCGCTGGCCATCGCGATGCACAATTACCACGACGTGCATCAAACATTTTCACCCGGGTGGATTAACCCGACAGGGGAGGCTCAGTCTCCGGCGGGATTCGGCTGGCAGGTTTTCCTTCTTCCCTACCTGGAAGAGCCCCGCCTCTACGACCAGATTGGGGAGGGGATGCGGGTGCCTCGCGAAGAATCCGCGTTCGACCAGGTCGACCATCAGCTACTGAAAGCCGAGCTCTCGCAGTATCGCTGCCCGGCGGATCCGACGCTCGGGACGAACTCAATGCGGGGCGACTGGGGAACGTCGAACTATTCGGGCAACTTTGGTTCGCTCGCGCCGCCACGACCGGGCAGCCTGACCGCGTCGGTCTTCTGGCCGGGAGCCGCACCGACTCCCTCCATGAGAGCGCTTCCCCCTCGCGTGACTGGCCTGTTCGGCTGGAACAGTAAGATTCGCTTCCGCGACATTTTGGACGGAATGAGCAACACGATCATGTTGGGCGAACGATCGGTCTCGAGTGCCGCCGGCATCTGGCCGGGAGTGCGATCGAACAGTACGGAATCGGATCAGGTGACAGACACCGCGTTTGGACATGAACCGAACGCGCATGCCGATGCCTTTTCGAGTCGACATCGCGGCGGCGTTCACATCGCGCTGGCCGATGGGGCGGTCCTGCTGCTCAATGAGAACGTCGATTCTCACCCTCAGGGCGGGACGTATCAATTGCTCGGCAATCGCGACGACCGCCAGGTGCTGGGAGAGATTCCCACGCTCGACCGAAGGCGTCCATGA
- a CDS encoding Do family serine endopeptidase, with product MSRSVAVWSTGVSCVCLAIAAAVSIGQIQEAPSVRDAETYTARDLATSFRTIAKETFPGIVAIETRGVATVQTQGGLDLEELFKGDPRFERFFKNMPEQESPRRRVVPQGQGSGFIIDPKGFILTNNHVVEGAETITVRLHDGREYQAELIGTDSRSDVAVIKVDAPDLEAIPLGDSENVEVGDIVLAFGSPFGLELTMTQGIISAKGRGPGINEREDYLQTDAAINPGNSGGPLINLRGQVIGINTAISSRSGGYDGVGFSIPINMAKWIADQIMESGEVKRAYIGVVIQPVNNDLANQLGLNVNEGAIVSQIMKDSPADKAGLETGDVILELDGRPVGGTRQLQGIVEQLSVGKSYPLSIYRNGKEKELTISMAQMPQDLALRGGDPSTSNREEETESVSVEDLGVEVQELTKDLAEQFGYSDDVAGVVISSVEPNSVAELNNLRAGEVIEKVGSQRVKSVDDFTAAIEDADLAEGVLMLVRRGPSSRFVVVRSR from the coding sequence ATGTCACGCAGCGTGGCGGTCTGGAGCACGGGAGTTTCCTGTGTCTGCCTGGCGATCGCTGCCGCTGTATCAATCGGACAGATTCAGGAAGCCCCGTCCGTTCGCGATGCTGAGACCTACACGGCTCGGGATCTGGCGACCAGCTTCCGCACGATCGCCAAGGAAACGTTTCCTGGCATTGTCGCCATCGAAACCCGTGGCGTCGCCACCGTGCAGACGCAGGGTGGACTCGACCTGGAAGAACTCTTCAAGGGCGATCCGCGGTTCGAGCGGTTCTTCAAGAACATGCCCGAACAAGAATCACCACGCCGCCGCGTCGTTCCTCAGGGACAGGGCTCGGGATTCATCATTGACCCCAAAGGCTTCATCCTGACGAACAATCACGTGGTCGAAGGAGCCGAGACGATCACCGTTCGCCTTCACGACGGGCGTGAGTATCAGGCGGAACTCATCGGAACCGACAGCCGGTCCGATGTGGCCGTGATTAAGGTCGATGCGCCGGACCTCGAAGCGATCCCGCTGGGCGACAGCGAGAACGTTGAAGTCGGCGACATCGTGCTCGCCTTCGGCAGCCCGTTCGGACTCGAGCTGACGATGACCCAGGGCATCATCAGCGCCAAAGGTCGCGGTCCGGGCATTAATGAACGCGAAGACTATCTGCAGACCGATGCCGCCATTAACCCGGGGAACAGCGGGGGACCGCTGATCAACCTGCGTGGCCAGGTGATCGGTATCAACACCGCGATTTCGTCCCGTAGTGGCGGCTACGACGGGGTCGGCTTCTCGATCCCCATCAACATGGCGAAGTGGATCGCCGATCAGATCATGGAATCGGGTGAGGTGAAGCGGGCCTACATTGGCGTCGTGATTCAGCCGGTCAACAACGATCTGGCCAATCAGCTCGGCCTGAACGTCAACGAAGGCGCGATCGTTTCGCAGATCATGAAGGATTCGCCCGCTGACAAGGCCGGCCTCGAAACCGGCGACGTCATTCTGGAACTCGATGGCCGCCCGGTCGGCGGAACCCGCCAGCTTCAGGGAATCGTCGAGCAGTTGTCGGTCGGAAAGTCTTACCCGCTGTCGATCTATCGCAACGGGAAAGAAAAAGAACTGACAATCTCGATGGCCCAGATGCCTCAGGATCTGGCTCTGCGGGGTGGCGATCCTTCAACTTCGAACCGGGAAGAAGAAACGGAAAGTGTTTCCGTGGAAGATCTTGGCGTGGAGGTTCAGGAACTCACTAAGGATCTGGCCGAACAGTTCGGCTACTCCGACGATGTCGCCGGCGTGGTCATCTCTTCGGTTGAACCAAACAGTGTCGCCGAACTGAATAATCTGCGAGCTGGCGAAGTGATCGAGAAGGTCGGTTCGCAGCGGGTGAAGTCGGTCGACGATTTCACCGCCGCGATCGAAGACGCTGATCTCGCTGAAGGCGTGCTGATGCTCGTCCGACGAGGTCCATCGAGCCGGTTCGTGGTTGTGAGGTCGAGGTAA
- a CDS encoding protein kinase domain-containing protein gives MTPQRDAQKVDWTEIRSRLLPDDAESLLPQMWKMPVLPHSVSQFLLQANRPNYDTKVLTRILEEDTTLTCELLKHVNSSTYGLRHRVTSVRMALTTLGIRRVKMLILTAAVQSTVRKFNSHLFDLHQFWADNLERAKFAREVARTLDADPDLSFTGAMLQDFLLPVLSHAQAKDYVSYWEDANRRSADLVDYEQSRFGVNHAQVAGICLMKWNVPDELVCAALCHHMDYHQLETMGLLGTHIHAVAASSLIPVRIPQHRTPAIPLSEWDQNDNSFELFQIAEKVDEDYTNEPGSSDRQPLADRIEQCLTKHLQGRTIQDSLINRQFGHFVLEHCIGIGASGSIFRARHTMMNRPAAVKVLNNQDLSTSDIARFEREVQMTSRLSHSNTISIYDFGRTTDGLFYYAMEYVRGLSLKQLVQLHGPQPASRVIHILTQICGSLDEAHRNGLIHRDIKPENVAISQRGPHHDHVTVLDFGLVVDLQEAVAPGSKGISGTPLYMAPEAIDSPGSGQTASDLYAIGAVGYYLLTGQPLYTGNDAIDICLKQLSEVPLEPSKRLGQPIAADVEALVMQCLDKSPQKRPKSAMELARQLTLCADAPVWTPDLARNWWNDNADLHPFDQPLQSQDATMIVDMGDTV, from the coding sequence ATGACTCCGCAACGTGATGCACAGAAAGTCGACTGGACCGAGATTCGCTCTCGGCTGCTTCCCGATGATGCCGAATCGCTACTTCCTCAGATGTGGAAGATGCCGGTTCTGCCGCATTCGGTCTCGCAGTTTCTGCTCCAGGCCAATCGCCCCAACTACGACACCAAAGTCCTGACCAGAATTCTGGAAGAGGACACCACGCTGACATGCGAACTGCTGAAGCATGTCAACTCCTCGACCTATGGCCTGCGACATCGCGTAACGTCGGTGCGGATGGCATTGACGACACTCGGCATTCGTCGCGTGAAGATGCTCATCCTTACCGCAGCCGTGCAGTCGACCGTCCGTAAATTCAACTCGCATCTGTTCGATCTGCATCAGTTCTGGGCCGACAACCTCGAACGGGCGAAGTTTGCCCGGGAAGTCGCCAGAACGCTCGATGCCGATCCCGATCTGTCCTTCACCGGAGCGATGCTGCAGGACTTCCTGCTGCCCGTACTCAGCCACGCCCAGGCGAAGGATTATGTCAGCTACTGGGAAGATGCGAATCGCCGCTCCGCAGATCTGGTGGACTACGAGCAATCCCGCTTCGGCGTCAATCACGCTCAGGTGGCCGGAATCTGTCTGATGAAATGGAACGTGCCGGACGAGCTGGTCTGTGCCGCGCTCTGCCATCACATGGACTACCATCAGCTTGAAACCATGGGACTGCTGGGGACGCACATTCATGCCGTCGCGGCTTCGTCGCTGATCCCGGTTCGCATTCCCCAGCATCGCACTCCGGCGATCCCCCTTTCCGAATGGGACCAGAACGACAACTCGTTCGAACTGTTCCAGATTGCTGAGAAGGTTGACGAGGATTACACGAACGAGCCGGGCAGCAGCGATCGCCAGCCGCTGGCCGACCGGATCGAACAATGCCTCACTAAACATCTGCAGGGACGGACGATTCAGGATTCTTTGATCAACCGTCAGTTCGGACACTTCGTGCTCGAACACTGCATCGGCATCGGAGCCAGCGGTTCGATTTTCCGCGCCCGGCATACAATGATGAATCGGCCGGCAGCCGTGAAAGTGCTCAACAATCAGGATCTGAGCACCTCCGACATCGCCCGCTTCGAACGCGAAGTTCAGATGACGAGCCGGCTCAGTCATTCCAATACCATCTCGATCTACGACTTCGGACGCACAACGGACGGACTGTTCTACTACGCCATGGAATACGTCCGCGGGCTTTCTCTGAAACAGCTCGTGCAACTGCACGGGCCCCAACCGGCAAGTCGCGTCATTCACATCCTGACGCAGATCTGCGGCTCACTTGATGAGGCTCACCGGAACGGACTGATCCACCGGGACATCAAACCGGAGAACGTCGCGATCTCCCAGCGTGGTCCCCATCACGATCACGTCACCGTGCTCGACTTCGGACTCGTGGTCGATCTGCAGGAAGCCGTCGCGCCCGGATCGAAGGGCATATCGGGAACGCCGCTCTACATGGCCCCCGAAGCGATCGATTCCCCCGGCAGCGGACAGACCGCAAGCGATCTGTATGCCATCGGAGCCGTCGGCTACTACCTGCTGACAGGCCAGCCGCTCTACACGGGCAACGACGCGATCGATATCTGTCTGAAGCAACTCTCCGAGGTTCCGCTGGAACCGTCGAAGCGACTCGGGCAACCGATCGCAGCCGACGTCGAAGCGCTGGTCATGCAATGCCTCGACAAGTCGCCGCAGAAGCGGCCGAAGTCGGCGATGGAACTGGCCCGGCAGCTGACGCTCTGCGCAGATGCCCCGGTCTGGACGCCCGATCTGGCACGGAACTGGTGGAACGACAACGCCGATCTGCATCCATTCGATCAGCCGTTGCAGTCTCAGGACGCGACGATGATCGTCGACATGGGCGACACGGTTTAA
- the rnc gene encoding ribonuclease III yields MAADSESTPLNPEHLEACEAALDYVFVDKRLLQISLTHASIAQTRLQSNERMEFLGDAILGAVVCDRLYSLFPVDEEGHLTQMKSEVVSRTACAQVALSLGLENFIHLSKGLHQSPEIPSSVLAGVFESLIGAIYLDGGYEAAFNFINRNLEHLIHHAAETEHIRNSKSQFQHYTQRYHGETPTYTLIEETGPDHSKCFLVSAVVGETRFPPAWGSNKKEAEQKAALNALRSLQGQPIPYSDEAGEDGATQGCGAEEQN; encoded by the coding sequence ATGGCTGCCGATTCCGAGTCGACTCCCCTGAATCCCGAGCATCTCGAAGCCTGCGAAGCGGCGCTGGATTATGTCTTCGTCGACAAACGCCTGCTCCAGATCAGCCTGACACACGCCTCGATTGCGCAGACTCGTCTGCAGTCCAACGAGCGGATGGAGTTCCTGGGCGATGCGATCCTGGGAGCCGTCGTCTGCGATCGACTCTACTCACTGTTTCCGGTCGATGAGGAAGGCCACCTCACGCAGATGAAGTCGGAAGTCGTCAGCCGGACCGCCTGTGCGCAGGTGGCGTTGTCGCTGGGCCTTGAGAACTTCATTCATCTCAGCAAGGGCCTGCATCAGTCTCCGGAGATTCCGTCGTCGGTGCTCGCCGGGGTGTTCGAATCACTGATCGGAGCGATCTATCTCGACGGGGGTTATGAGGCGGCTTTCAATTTCATCAATCGAAATCTGGAGCACCTCATCCATCATGCCGCCGAAACCGAGCATATCCGGAATTCGAAGAGCCAGTTCCAGCATTACACACAGCGGTACCACGGCGAGACGCCCACTTACACGTTGATCGAGGAAACCGGTCCGGATCACTCCAAGTGCTTTCTGGTCTCAGCGGTCGTCGGAGAGACCCGTTTTCCGCCTGCCTGGGGCAGCAATAAGAAGGAAGCCGAGCAGAAGGCCGCCCTCAATGCTCTCCGCAGTCTGCAGGGCCAGCCGATTCCTTACAGCGATGAAGCGGGGGAGGACGGGGCGACTCAGGGCTGCGGAGCCGAAGAGCAGAACTGA
- the lpxB gene encoding lipid-A-disaccharide synthase — protein sequence MEIFFSVGEPSGDEHAAALIQQLKKRNPNVRCVGYGGEEMAEAGCDLHFPLTTMAVMGIMKVLPLLRKFWGLGQAAKRYFREHRPDAVVLVDFPGFNWWIARYAHQAGIPVYYYMPPQLWAWGSWRVKRMHKYVDHVLSGLTFETEWYQQQGVQAKFVGHPFFEEVAEHPVPAETQAELRGGASQVIGILPGSRTMEVTMNWPAMLECMRRLHQSHPDCRFVVANYKPHHLEFCKAELQKAGYDLPIEFHTGKTSEIIASADCCLMVSGSVSLELLARNTPAVVTYKGGLVMGTLVKLLVVCKYMTLPNLICGYQMLPEFPYMSGEPKVIDEMTEILDSWLSQPELLAEKRDEMRQLAEKITASQASAVTASYLLETIDQPRTLSRAA from the coding sequence ATGGAAATCTTCTTCTCAGTGGGCGAGCCGAGCGGTGATGAACATGCCGCTGCGCTGATTCAGCAGCTCAAAAAGCGAAATCCGAACGTCCGCTGCGTCGGTTATGGCGGCGAAGAGATGGCCGAAGCCGGCTGCGATCTTCACTTTCCGCTCACCACGATGGCCGTGATGGGCATCATGAAAGTGCTTCCCCTGCTCCGGAAATTCTGGGGGCTCGGTCAGGCGGCGAAGCGGTACTTCCGCGAACATCGCCCCGACGCCGTGGTCCTCGTCGACTTTCCCGGCTTCAACTGGTGGATCGCCCGATATGCTCATCAGGCCGGTATCCCGGTCTACTACTACATGCCGCCGCAACTCTGGGCCTGGGGCTCGTGGCGGGTCAAGCGGATGCACAAGTACGTCGATCACGTCCTCTCGGGCCTGACGTTCGAAACCGAATGGTATCAGCAGCAGGGCGTGCAGGCGAAATTCGTCGGGCATCCCTTCTTCGAAGAAGTCGCCGAGCACCCGGTTCCAGCGGAAACTCAGGCCGAGTTGCGCGGCGGTGCCTCTCAGGTCATCGGCATTCTACCCGGCTCCCGCACGATGGAAGTGACGATGAACTGGCCCGCCATGCTCGAATGCATGCGACGGCTGCATCAGTCCCATCCCGACTGCCGATTCGTGGTCGCCAATTACAAACCGCATCATCTCGAATTCTGCAAAGCCGAGCTTCAGAAGGCCGGCTACGATCTGCCGATCGAGTTTCACACCGGGAAGACATCCGAAATCATCGCTTCGGCCGACTGCTGCCTGATGGTCTCCGGCTCTGTCAGTCTGGAACTGCTCGCCCGGAACACGCCCGCCGTCGTCACCTATAAAGGCGGACTGGTCATGGGTACGCTGGTCAAGCTGCTGGTCGTCTGCAAATACATGACGCTGCCCAATCTCATCTGTGGTTACCAGATGCTGCCCGAGTTTCCGTACATGTCTGGCGAGCCGAAGGTCATCGACGAGATGACCGAGATCCTCGACAGCTGGCTGTCGCAGCCGGAGCTTCTGGCTGAAAAGCGTGACGAAATGCGGCAGCTCGCCGAGAAGATCACCGCTTCACAGGCCTCTGCCGTGACCGCATCGTATCTGCTGGAAACGATCGATCAGCCACGAACGCTTTCGCGGGCGGCTTAG
- a CDS encoding DUF748 domain-containing protein → MVQVNIERHNWSDNDTVEKDEPRRRPRWKRWLIGTAVLLVCCLVGVVALLPQILSSESVKKQIADSLMREFNGKLTIGDADLAWWRPAQLSKVTVQDDSGDPLATIGSAEVNTPLWKMFWPSSAPLELKITRPEFVYEINTYGQTNWDRVFGRSDEKGPWKWPEMKHGGQPLRIRIVDGKVTVRDNVSERTIETENIEIQLEKSTRLLAGQLTGDTLFSSPSQKRAPAGRVEADFQLAMADGKVTAGDVEGKIEKTPLELIQPWLNQAVPHLHLTAANTDGKFATKWSGSLKEGFKLAFEGTLSATDLLMRSTEWLPDQELTSTSVTGTVSIDNTLPTAAGKFDIDCLLENCVVSPFRESENEPAEPVPAEDLFAPLSADEREDAEPESEPVELGRVRLVSTGVIETSKRNLELTRFDFSTDPWQMEMAGTIADWVLDPVVDIEGTSQGNIHPLLCIAFPGIRQAIEVDQLAPDEFAIHGRIRTAPPEQPEGAEGEPIDSTAPAPLTSSAKASPFDEAEEEREPTNKELPLSAVALWSWGELSSYGVDSKNGELWTKLSEETLKIVPVEVLIGKNGYYKGVSHIHLKPGERTFVMEPGVILENVEFTRGMCRSWLKYVSPLFANATELEGRFSLEMKSFELDLDTGEPKSLRGILKVDHCRLGPGPMVQQATAPILGVGGLVGRDIDTSLLEGGAKWLEIPKQDVEFTRRDDRIYHDQLLFRRGDINVTSGGSVGLDQTLDLTIRIPLNLLQDQTGPLAQFLRSQPLVIRIAGTMDNPQITGGDLRNYGAGAVNSLLQGILERRRNRQNR, encoded by the coding sequence ATGGTGCAGGTGAACATCGAACGACACAACTGGTCGGACAATGACACCGTCGAAAAAGACGAGCCCAGACGCCGTCCTCGCTGGAAGCGGTGGCTGATCGGCACGGCCGTGCTCCTCGTCTGCTGCCTGGTGGGCGTTGTCGCGCTGCTGCCGCAGATTCTTTCTTCAGAATCGGTGAAGAAGCAGATCGCCGATTCGCTGATGCGCGAGTTCAACGGCAAACTCACGATTGGCGATGCCGATCTGGCCTGGTGGCGACCCGCTCAACTCTCGAAGGTGACTGTTCAGGACGATTCCGGCGATCCGCTCGCCACAATCGGTTCAGCCGAAGTCAACACGCCCCTCTGGAAGATGTTCTGGCCGAGCAGCGCTCCGCTCGAACTCAAAATCACCAGGCCGGAATTTGTCTACGAGATCAACACGTACGGCCAGACCAACTGGGACCGCGTGTTTGGTCGCTCCGACGAAAAGGGGCCGTGGAAATGGCCTGAGATGAAGCATGGCGGCCAGCCGCTCCGCATTCGCATCGTCGATGGCAAGGTGACCGTGCGCGATAACGTTTCGGAACGGACGATTGAAACCGAGAACATCGAGATCCAGCTGGAGAAGTCGACCCGACTGCTGGCCGGTCAACTGACTGGAGATACGCTCTTCAGTTCCCCCTCTCAAAAACGGGCCCCGGCCGGCCGCGTGGAAGCTGACTTCCAGCTCGCCATGGCCGACGGAAAGGTCACCGCTGGCGATGTGGAAGGCAAGATTGAAAAAACGCCGCTCGAGTTGATTCAACCCTGGTTGAATCAGGCCGTTCCTCATTTGCATCTGACCGCCGCCAATACCGATGGCAAGTTCGCCACTAAATGGTCGGGGTCGTTGAAAGAGGGCTTCAAGCTCGCCTTTGAAGGCACACTCTCGGCCACCGATCTCCTGATGCGGTCGACCGAATGGCTGCCCGATCAGGAATTGACCTCCACTTCGGTGACGGGAACGGTCAGCATCGACAATACACTTCCCACGGCTGCCGGCAAGTTCGACATCGATTGCCTCCTTGAGAATTGCGTTGTTTCGCCTTTTCGGGAATCAGAAAACGAACCGGCTGAACCGGTCCCCGCCGAGGATCTGTTCGCCCCGCTCTCAGCCGACGAGCGTGAAGACGCCGAGCCTGAATCCGAACCGGTTGAACTGGGACGGGTCCGCCTCGTTTCCACGGGTGTGATTGAGACCTCGAAACGGAATCTCGAACTGACACGTTTCGACTTTTCGACCGATCCGTGGCAGATGGAAATGGCCGGCACCATTGCTGACTGGGTACTCGACCCAGTGGTCGATATCGAAGGGACGAGCCAGGGAAACATTCACCCCCTGCTCTGCATCGCCTTCCCGGGCATTCGGCAGGCCATCGAAGTCGATCAACTGGCTCCCGATGAGTTCGCCATCCATGGTCGCATCCGCACTGCTCCCCCCGAGCAGCCGGAAGGAGCTGAAGGCGAGCCGATCGATTCCACCGCTCCTGCTCCGCTCACCTCCTCGGCCAAAGCCTCGCCGTTCGACGAAGCCGAGGAAGAACGCGAACCGACCAACAAAGAACTTCCCCTGTCAGCGGTCGCTCTCTGGTCCTGGGGCGAGTTGAGCAGTTATGGCGTCGATTCCAAAAACGGAGAACTGTGGACCAAGCTCTCCGAAGAGACCCTCAAGATCGTACCGGTCGAAGTGCTGATCGGAAAGAACGGCTATTACAAAGGCGTCTCCCACATCCATCTCAAGCCGGGCGAACGAACGTTCGTGATGGAACCGGGCGTGATCCTCGAGAACGTTGAGTTTACGCGGGGCATGTGTCGCAGCTGGCTGAAGTATGTCTCCCCTCTGTTCGCGAACGCGACCGAACTGGAAGGCCGCTTTTCGCTGGAGATGAAATCCTTTGAACTCGACCTCGACACCGGCGAGCCGAAAAGCCTGCGGGGGATTCTCAAAGTTGACCATTGCCGCCTCGGGCCCGGCCCCATGGTGCAACAGGCGACCGCTCCAATTCTCGGCGTTGGCGGACTGGTCGGTCGCGATATCGATACCAGTCTGCTGGAGGGGGGAGCGAAGTGGCTTGAGATCCCCAAACAGGATGTCGAATTCACACGTCGGGACGACCGCATCTATCACGATCAACTTCTGTTCCGGAGAGGCGACATCAACGTTACCAGCGGAGGCTCCGTCGGACTCGACCAGACGCTCGATCTGACGATCCGCATTCCACTCAATCTGCTCCAGGATCAGACCGGCCCGCTCGCTCAGTTCCTGCGGAGCCAGCCGCTGGTGATTCGCATCGCCGGCACAATGGACAATCCGCAGATCACCGGCGGAGACCTGAGGAACTACGGTGCCGGTGCCGTCAACAGCCTTCTCCAGGGCATCCTCGAACGCCGCCGCAACCGACAGAACCGCTAA
- a CDS encoding Glu/Leu/Phe/Val family dehydrogenase, producing the protein MSEENTIFQDALGRLDEAQKYATIDEETLQRMQYPIQILQVSIPVRMDDGSLRIFKGYRVRHDDTRGPTKGGIRFHPQVDLEEVKALSLWMTCKCAVMDIPYGGAKGGVIVNPKELSPLELERLSRGFIEKMADFIGPDRDIPAPDVYTNERIMGWMMNEYSNIVRRHSPGVITGKPIALGGSQGRATATGRGAYHCIKQLEKKRGWKPANTTVAIQGFGNAGQGVAELLHHDGYRIVAVSDSQGAIYREEGFDVPSIMHAKNESRELKAVYCEGSVCESVDAQKLSNEELLELDVDILIPAAMENAITKDNAKNIKANVIVEVANGPITVEADAILGKRKDVLVVPDILANAGGVTVSYFEWVQNRCGDYWEEEHVFHRLEQTMCKQFEKVYDMMKEHEVPMRTAAYTLALNRIGAAVASTGTVRYFSGQE; encoded by the coding sequence ATGAGCGAAGAAAACACGATTTTTCAGGATGCCCTGGGGCGTCTGGATGAAGCCCAGAAGTACGCCACGATCGATGAAGAGACTCTCCAGCGGATGCAGTATCCGATTCAGATCCTGCAGGTTTCGATTCCTGTGCGTATGGATGACGGATCACTTCGCATTTTCAAGGGCTATCGCGTCCGGCACGACGACACACGCGGCCCCACCAAAGGTGGAATTCGTTTCCATCCTCAAGTCGATCTCGAAGAGGTCAAAGCCCTGTCGCTGTGGATGACCTGCAAGTGTGCGGTGATGGACATCCCGTACGGCGGCGCCAAAGGGGGCGTGATCGTCAATCCCAAGGAACTTTCGCCGCTCGAACTGGAACGCCTCTCGCGAGGCTTCATCGAGAAGATGGCCGATTTCATTGGTCCCGATCGCGACATTCCGGCTCCGGACGTCTACACGAACGAACGAATCATGGGCTGGATGATGAACGAGTATTCGAACATCGTCCGTCGTCATTCGCCGGGAGTGATTACCGGGAAGCCCATCGCTCTGGGCGGCAGCCAGGGCCGGGCCACCGCCACGGGACGCGGCGCTTACCATTGCATCAAGCAGCTGGAGAAAAAACGGGGCTGGAAGCCGGCCAATACGACCGTCGCGATTCAGGGCTTTGGCAATGCCGGCCAGGGAGTGGCCGAGTTGCTGCATCACGATGGTTATCGGATTGTCGCCGTCAGCGATTCCCAGGGAGCCATCTATCGTGAAGAAGGCTTCGACGTCCCCAGCATCATGCACGCCAAGAACGAATCGCGGGAGTTGAAGGCGGTTTACTGCGAAGGTTCGGTGTGCGAGTCGGTCGATGCTCAGAAACTCTCCAATGAGGAACTGCTTGAACTCGACGTCGACATTCTGATTCCCGCCGCGATGGAGAACGCCATCACGAAAGACAACGCGAAGAACATCAAGGCGAACGTGATCGTCGAAGTCGCGAATGGCCCCATCACCGTCGAAGCCGATGCCATCCTCGGGAAACGGAAGGACGTGCTCGTCGTTCCGGACATCCTCGCCAACGCGGGAGGCGTGACGGTCAGCTACTTCGAGTGGGTCCAGAACCGCTGCGGCGACTACTGGGAGGAAGAGCATGTCTTCCATCGTCTCGAACAGACCATGTGCAAACAGTTCGAGAAGGTCTACGACATGATGAAAGAACACGAAGTCCCCATGCGAACCGCAGCCTACACCCTCGCCCTCAACCGCATCGGAGCAGCCGTGGCCTCGACCGGAACGGTTCGATACTTCTCAGGGCAGGAGTGA